The following proteins are encoded in a genomic region of Pyrus communis chromosome 11, drPyrComm1.1, whole genome shotgun sequence:
- the LOC137749561 gene encoding protein FAR1-RELATED SEQUENCE 2 isoform X4: protein MEIDLELPSCEQDKLDVRADKDVNIVDVTDEINVVEERVSYPVMSDRVKEVDGLNAEQSIGSDKDVDIVDISDEVNVKEVDGLNAEQSVGLDKDVDILNVADEINVAEEHVSAPTTSEHVRGADGLSAEESVRSGKHVNVVDVPYEINVEVNVSSPTATDHVKEVYGLNAEQRVGSDRDVDIVDVNDEINVDEEHVSSPTSDCVKEEDGFNADQSVGSDKDVDIVDITDEVNVEEEHVTSPITSDHVMEVDGLNAEQSVFSLNDQNDLNNVGVDSLDKGKGVVEEPENGLEFESKEEAYSYYREYARSVGFGITIKASRRSKKSGKFIDIKIACSRFGSKRELGTTVNPRTCITKTDCKASLHIKRKESEKWVVHSFVKEHNHEICPDDFIYAISGRNKKPAIVVPQKTGLQLALDEEDVRVMFEHFMSMQDEDPNFFYAIDFDQEKRLRSVFWVDSKCKRDYSSFCDVVFFDTYYVRNNYKIPFVPIVGVNHHFQYILLGCALIGEETTSAFVWLMRTWRKAVGGQAPGVVITDQDKYLKEAVEDVFTDARHCFCLWHVLTRIPGNLGSINEKETFIEKFSKCIYRSWTVEQFEKEWSKLVDRFELRENEWVHSLYEDRKKWAPTYMQDSFLAGMSTKERSGTITSFFDRYISQEATFKDFIEQYKAFCKDSYDMEARASLKTQDKQPGLRSFSPFEKQMSTIYTDAVFKKFEDEVFGLASCHLKKEDENEASVFFRVTDLEERQNFIVSWNEADQKVCCLCHSFECRGFLCRHAILVLQVSGVYTIPSHYILKRWTKDAKVRHTVSDGSKRLNCRVQHFNDLCKLAVKLGEEGSLSPDAYHIAFQALETVMKHCVDVNNSVRSVLEPMPANHGFIDVEVVNPSCSVAKSSKKKKTYKKRKVQTELDGTAIRLQDSCQQMELMKSRAHKLDNCYVPQQESERGQLNSISPIHEGCYDNQRATQGQVHSLQTRTCHLGTQQSLQGMLQPSPRAPIVHGCFEIRGNPEDMSVGSSRKHRLDKHPPK, encoded by the exons ATGGAGATAGATCTTGAACTGCCCTCATGTGAGCAGGACAAGTTAGACGTTAGGGCAGATAAAGATGTTAACATTGTAGATGTCACTGATGAGATAAATGTTGTGGAGGAGCGTGTTAGTTACCCGGTAATGAGTGATCGTGTTAAGGAAGTTGATGGATTGAATGCAGAACAAAGTATTGGGTCGGATAAAGATGTCGACATTGTAGATATTTCCGATGAGGTAAATGTTAAGGAAGTTGATGGGTTGAATGCAGAACAAAGTGTAGGGTTGGATAAAGATGTTGACATTTTAAATGTCGCGGATGAGATAAATGTTGCGGAGGAGCATGTTAGTGCTCCGACAACGAGTGAACATGTTAGGGGAGCTGATGGGTTGAGTGCAGAAGAAAGTGTTAGGTCAGGTAAACATGTTAACGTTGTAGATGTCCCATATGAGATAAATGTTGAGGTGAATGTTAGTTCTCCGACAGCGACTGATCATGTTAAGGAAGTTTATGGGTTGAATGCAGAACAACGTGTTGGGTCAGATAGAGATGTTGACATTGTAGATGTCAATGATGAGATAAATGTTGATGAGGAGCATGTTAGTTCTCCGACGAGTGACTGTGTTAAGGAAGAGGATGGATTCAATGCAGACCAAAGTGTTGGGTCAGATAAAGATGTTGACATTGTAGATATCACAGATGAGGTAAATGTTGAGGAGGAGCATGTTACTTCTCCGATAACGAGTGATCATGTTATGGAAGTTGATGGGTTGAATGCAGAACAAAGTGTTTTTAGtttgaatgatcaaaatgatctGAACAATGTCGGGGTGGATTCCCTTGATAAGGGGAAGGGGGTAGTTGAGGAGCCCGAAAATGGTTTGGAGTTTGAGTCCAAGGAAGAAGCTTACTCTTACTACAGGGAGTATGCCCGGTCTGTGGGATTTGGCATCACAATTAAAGCCAGTCGGCGCTCAAAAAAATCTGGAAAGTTCATTGACATAAAAATTGCATGCTCTAGATTTGGAAGCAAGCGTGAGTTGGGAACAACTGTCAATCCAAGAACATGTATCACAAAGACAGACTGCAAAGCTAGCTTGCATATAAAGAGGAAAGAGAGTGAAAAATGGGTAGTACATAGTTTTGTAAAGGAGCACAACCATGAGATTTGCCCAGATGATTTCATTTATGCTATCAGCGGAAGGAACAAGAAACCTGCTATCGTTGTTCCTCAGAAGACGGGTCTGCAGTTGGCTTTAGATGAGGAAGATGTAAGAGTAATGTTTGAACATTTCATGTCTATGCAGGATGAGGATCCCAACTTCTTCTATGCAATAGATTTTGACCAAGAGAAACGATTGAGAAGTGTGTTTTGGGTTGATTCAAAATGTAAGCGTGATTATAGCAGTTTCTGTGACGTAGTCTTCTTTGACACTTACTATGTTAGAAACAATtataaaattccttttgttccTATTGTTGGAGTTAATCATCACTTTCAGTACATTTTGCTTGGATGTGCATTGATTGGAGAAGAGACTACATCGGCTTTCGTTTGGTTAATGCGGACGTGGCGTAAAGCAGTGGGTGGCCAAGCTCCAGGGGTGGTTATCACCGATCAAGACAAATACCTGAAAGAAGCTGTAGAAGATGTGTTTACTGATGCACGCCATTGTTTTTGCTTATGGCATGTATTGACCAGGATTCCTGGAAATTTGGGTTCCATAAATGAGAAAGAAACATTTATCGAAAAATTCAGCAAATGCATTTACCGGTCTTGGACAGTTGAGCAATTTGAAAAGGAATGGTCGAAACTGGTTGATAGATTTGAACTAAGAGAAAATGAGTGGGTTCATTCATTGTATGAAGATCGTAAAAAGTGGGCCCCAACTTATATGCAGGATTCGTTTTTAGCTGGAATGTCAACAAAGGAGCGATCTGGAACTATAACTTCATTCTTTGATAGGTACATTTCTCAAGAAGCTACATTTAAGGATTTTATTGAGCAGTACAAAGCATTCTGTAAAGATAGTTATGACATGGAAGCCCGCGCTTCTCTCAAAACACAGGATAAACAACCTGGATTAAGATCCTTCTCGCCTTTTGAGAAACAAATGTCAACTATCTATACCGATGctgtatttaaaaaatttgaggaCGAGGTTTTTGGACTAGCTTCTTGTCatttgaagaaagaagatgaaaatGAAGCATCTGTATTCTTCCGGGTCACAGATTTGGAAGAACGCCAGAATTTCATTGTGTCTTGGAATGAAGCAGACCAAAAAGTATGTTGTTTATGTCATTCATTTGAATGCAGAGGTTTTCTCTGTAGGCATGCAATTCTGGTCCTCCAGGTGTCTGGCGTTTACACAATCCCATCCCATTATATTTTGAAGCGTTGGACTAAAGATGCAAAAGTTAGGCATACTGTTAGCGATGGATCGAAGAGGCTTAACTGCAGGGTGCAACATTTCAATGATCTATGTAAATTAGCTGTTAAGTTGGGTGAAGAGGGGTCTTTATCTCCGGACGCTTACCACATTGCATTTCAGGCATTAGAAACAGTTATGAAACATTGTGTCGATGTCAATAATTCTGTAAGAAGTGTTTTGGAACCCATGCCAGCTAATCATGGTTTTATTGACGTTGAAGTAGTGAATCCCAGCTGCAGTGTGGCCAAGTCgtcgaagaaaaagaaaacatacaaaaaaagaaag GTGCAAACTGAACTGGATGGCACCGCTATCAGGTTGCAAGACAGCTGCCAGCAGATG GAACTGATGAAGTCCAGAGCACATAAGCTTGATAATTGTTACGTCCCTCAGCAAGAATCTGAACGG GGACAGTTGAACTCAATTTCTCCTATCCATGAGGGTTGTTACGACAACCAACGGGCCACCCAG GGACAGGTTCATTCATTACAAACACGAACCTGTCACTTAGGGACCCAACAGAGCCTGCAAGGAATG CTACAACCTAGTCCCAGAGCACCGATTGTGCATGGCTGTTTTGAGATTCGGGGCAATCCCGAAGATATG TCTGTAGGCTCCTCGCGCAAGCATCGACTTGACAAGCACCCACCAAAATAG
- the LOC137749561 gene encoding protein FAR1-RELATED SEQUENCE 2 isoform X3 produces the protein MEIDLELPSCEQDKLDVRADKDVNIVDVTDEINVVEERVSYPVMSDRVKEVDGLNAEQSIGSDKDVDIVDISDEVNVKEVDGLNAEQSVGLDKDVDILNVADEINVAEEHVSAPTTSEHVRGADGLSAEESVRSGKHVNVVDVPYEINVEVNVSSPTATDHVKEVYGLNAEQRVGSDRDVDIVDVNDEINVDEEHVSSPTSDCVKEEDGFNADQSVGSDKDVDIVDITDEVNVEEEHVTSPITSDHVMEVDGLNAEQSVFSLNDQNDLNNVGVDSLDKGKGVVEEPENGLEFESKEEAYSYYREYARSVGFGITIKASRRSKKSGKFIDIKIACSRFGSKRELGTTVNPRTCITKTDCKASLHIKRKESEKWVVHSFVKEHNHEICPDDFIYAISGRNKKPAIVVPQKTGLQLALDEEDVRVMFEHFMSMQDEDPNFFYAIDFDQEKRLRSVFWVDSKCKRDYSSFCDVVFFDTYYVRNNYKIPFVPIVGVNHHFQYILLGCALIGEETTSAFVWLMRTWRKAVGGQAPGVVITDQDKYLKEAVEDVFTDARHCFCLWHVLTRIPGNLGSINEKETFIEKFSKCIYRSWTVEQFEKEWSKLVDRFELRENEWVHSLYEDRKKWAPTYMQDSFLAGMSTKERSGTITSFFDRYISQEATFKDFIEQYKAFCKDSYDMEARASLKTQDKQPGLRSFSPFEKQMSTIYTDAVFKKFEDEVFGLASCHLKKEDENEASVFFRVTDLEERQNFIVSWNEADQKVCCLCHSFECRGFLCRHAILVLQVSGVYTIPSHYILKRWTKDAKVRHTVSDGSKRLNCRVQHFNDLCKLAVKLGEEGSLSPDAYHIAFQALETVMKHCVDVNNSVRSVLEPMPANHGFIDVEVVNPSCSVAKSSKKKKTYKKRKVQTELDGTAIRLQDSCQQMELMKSRAHKLDNCYVPQQESERGQLNSISPIHEGCYDNQRATQGQVHSLQTRTCHLGTQQSLQGMLQPSPRAPIVHGCFEIRGNPEDMEQSVGSSRKHRLDKHPPK, from the exons ATGGAGATAGATCTTGAACTGCCCTCATGTGAGCAGGACAAGTTAGACGTTAGGGCAGATAAAGATGTTAACATTGTAGATGTCACTGATGAGATAAATGTTGTGGAGGAGCGTGTTAGTTACCCGGTAATGAGTGATCGTGTTAAGGAAGTTGATGGATTGAATGCAGAACAAAGTATTGGGTCGGATAAAGATGTCGACATTGTAGATATTTCCGATGAGGTAAATGTTAAGGAAGTTGATGGGTTGAATGCAGAACAAAGTGTAGGGTTGGATAAAGATGTTGACATTTTAAATGTCGCGGATGAGATAAATGTTGCGGAGGAGCATGTTAGTGCTCCGACAACGAGTGAACATGTTAGGGGAGCTGATGGGTTGAGTGCAGAAGAAAGTGTTAGGTCAGGTAAACATGTTAACGTTGTAGATGTCCCATATGAGATAAATGTTGAGGTGAATGTTAGTTCTCCGACAGCGACTGATCATGTTAAGGAAGTTTATGGGTTGAATGCAGAACAACGTGTTGGGTCAGATAGAGATGTTGACATTGTAGATGTCAATGATGAGATAAATGTTGATGAGGAGCATGTTAGTTCTCCGACGAGTGACTGTGTTAAGGAAGAGGATGGATTCAATGCAGACCAAAGTGTTGGGTCAGATAAAGATGTTGACATTGTAGATATCACAGATGAGGTAAATGTTGAGGAGGAGCATGTTACTTCTCCGATAACGAGTGATCATGTTATGGAAGTTGATGGGTTGAATGCAGAACAAAGTGTTTTTAGtttgaatgatcaaaatgatctGAACAATGTCGGGGTGGATTCCCTTGATAAGGGGAAGGGGGTAGTTGAGGAGCCCGAAAATGGTTTGGAGTTTGAGTCCAAGGAAGAAGCTTACTCTTACTACAGGGAGTATGCCCGGTCTGTGGGATTTGGCATCACAATTAAAGCCAGTCGGCGCTCAAAAAAATCTGGAAAGTTCATTGACATAAAAATTGCATGCTCTAGATTTGGAAGCAAGCGTGAGTTGGGAACAACTGTCAATCCAAGAACATGTATCACAAAGACAGACTGCAAAGCTAGCTTGCATATAAAGAGGAAAGAGAGTGAAAAATGGGTAGTACATAGTTTTGTAAAGGAGCACAACCATGAGATTTGCCCAGATGATTTCATTTATGCTATCAGCGGAAGGAACAAGAAACCTGCTATCGTTGTTCCTCAGAAGACGGGTCTGCAGTTGGCTTTAGATGAGGAAGATGTAAGAGTAATGTTTGAACATTTCATGTCTATGCAGGATGAGGATCCCAACTTCTTCTATGCAATAGATTTTGACCAAGAGAAACGATTGAGAAGTGTGTTTTGGGTTGATTCAAAATGTAAGCGTGATTATAGCAGTTTCTGTGACGTAGTCTTCTTTGACACTTACTATGTTAGAAACAATtataaaattccttttgttccTATTGTTGGAGTTAATCATCACTTTCAGTACATTTTGCTTGGATGTGCATTGATTGGAGAAGAGACTACATCGGCTTTCGTTTGGTTAATGCGGACGTGGCGTAAAGCAGTGGGTGGCCAAGCTCCAGGGGTGGTTATCACCGATCAAGACAAATACCTGAAAGAAGCTGTAGAAGATGTGTTTACTGATGCACGCCATTGTTTTTGCTTATGGCATGTATTGACCAGGATTCCTGGAAATTTGGGTTCCATAAATGAGAAAGAAACATTTATCGAAAAATTCAGCAAATGCATTTACCGGTCTTGGACAGTTGAGCAATTTGAAAAGGAATGGTCGAAACTGGTTGATAGATTTGAACTAAGAGAAAATGAGTGGGTTCATTCATTGTATGAAGATCGTAAAAAGTGGGCCCCAACTTATATGCAGGATTCGTTTTTAGCTGGAATGTCAACAAAGGAGCGATCTGGAACTATAACTTCATTCTTTGATAGGTACATTTCTCAAGAAGCTACATTTAAGGATTTTATTGAGCAGTACAAAGCATTCTGTAAAGATAGTTATGACATGGAAGCCCGCGCTTCTCTCAAAACACAGGATAAACAACCTGGATTAAGATCCTTCTCGCCTTTTGAGAAACAAATGTCAACTATCTATACCGATGctgtatttaaaaaatttgaggaCGAGGTTTTTGGACTAGCTTCTTGTCatttgaagaaagaagatgaaaatGAAGCATCTGTATTCTTCCGGGTCACAGATTTGGAAGAACGCCAGAATTTCATTGTGTCTTGGAATGAAGCAGACCAAAAAGTATGTTGTTTATGTCATTCATTTGAATGCAGAGGTTTTCTCTGTAGGCATGCAATTCTGGTCCTCCAGGTGTCTGGCGTTTACACAATCCCATCCCATTATATTTTGAAGCGTTGGACTAAAGATGCAAAAGTTAGGCATACTGTTAGCGATGGATCGAAGAGGCTTAACTGCAGGGTGCAACATTTCAATGATCTATGTAAATTAGCTGTTAAGTTGGGTGAAGAGGGGTCTTTATCTCCGGACGCTTACCACATTGCATTTCAGGCATTAGAAACAGTTATGAAACATTGTGTCGATGTCAATAATTCTGTAAGAAGTGTTTTGGAACCCATGCCAGCTAATCATGGTTTTATTGACGTTGAAGTAGTGAATCCCAGCTGCAGTGTGGCCAAGTCgtcgaagaaaaagaaaacatacaaaaaaagaaag GTGCAAACTGAACTGGATGGCACCGCTATCAGGTTGCAAGACAGCTGCCAGCAGATG GAACTGATGAAGTCCAGAGCACATAAGCTTGATAATTGTTACGTCCCTCAGCAAGAATCTGAACGG GGACAGTTGAACTCAATTTCTCCTATCCATGAGGGTTGTTACGACAACCAACGGGCCACCCAG GGACAGGTTCATTCATTACAAACACGAACCTGTCACTTAGGGACCCAACAGAGCCTGCAAGGAATG CTACAACCTAGTCCCAGAGCACCGATTGTGCATGGCTGTTTTGAGATTCGGGGCAATCCCGAAGATATG GAACAGTCTGTAGGCTCCTCGCGCAAGCATCGACTTGACAAGCACCCACCAAAATAG
- the LOC137749561 gene encoding protein FAR1-RELATED SEQUENCE 2 isoform X2 has translation MEIDLELPSCEQDKLDVRADKDVNIVDVTDEINVVEERVSYPVMSDRVKEVDGLNAEQSIGSDKDVDIVDISDEVNVKEVDGLNAEQSVGLDKDVDILNVADEINVAEEHVSAPTTSEHVRGADGLSAEESVRSGKHVNVVDVPYEINVEVNVSSPTATDHVKEVYGLNAEQRVGSDRDVDIVDVNDEINVDEEHVSSPTSDCVKEEDGFNADQSVGSDKDVDIVDITDEVNVEEEHVTSPITSDHVMEVDGLNAEQSVFSLNDQNDLNNVGVDSLDKGKGVVEEPENGLEFESKEEAYSYYREYARSVGFGITIKASRRSKKSGKFIDIKIACSRFGSKRELGTTVNPRTCITKTDCKASLHIKRKESEKWVVHSFVKEHNHEICPDDFIYAISGRNKKPAIVVPQKTGLQLALDEEDVRVMFEHFMSMQDEDPNFFYAIDFDQEKRLRSVFWVDSKCKRDYSSFCDVVFFDTYYVRNNYKIPFVPIVGVNHHFQYILLGCALIGEETTSAFVWLMRTWRKAVGGQAPGVVITDQDKYLKEAVEDVFTDARHCFCLWHVLTRIPGNLGSINEKETFIEKFSKCIYRSWTVEQFEKEWSKLVDRFELRENEWVHSLYEDRKKWAPTYMQDSFLAGMSTKERSGTITSFFDRYISQEATFKDFIEQYKAFCKDSYDMEARASLKTQDKQPGLRSFSPFEKQMSTIYTDAVFKKFEDEVFGLASCHLKKEDENEASVFFRVTDLEERQNFIVSWNEADQKVCCLCHSFECRGFLCRHAILVLQVSGVYTIPSHYILKRWTKDAKVRHTVSDGSKRLNCRVQHFNDLCKLAVKLGEEGSLSPDAYHIAFQALETVMKHCVDVNNSVRSVLEPMPANHGFIDVEVVNPSCSVAKSSKKKKTYKKRKVQTELDGTAIRLQDSCQQMELMKSRAHKLDNCYVPQQESERGQLNSISPIHEGCYDNQRATQGQVHSLQTRTCHLGTQQSLQGMLQLQPSPRAPIVHGCFEIRGNPEDMSVGSSRKHRLDKHPPK, from the exons ATGGAGATAGATCTTGAACTGCCCTCATGTGAGCAGGACAAGTTAGACGTTAGGGCAGATAAAGATGTTAACATTGTAGATGTCACTGATGAGATAAATGTTGTGGAGGAGCGTGTTAGTTACCCGGTAATGAGTGATCGTGTTAAGGAAGTTGATGGATTGAATGCAGAACAAAGTATTGGGTCGGATAAAGATGTCGACATTGTAGATATTTCCGATGAGGTAAATGTTAAGGAAGTTGATGGGTTGAATGCAGAACAAAGTGTAGGGTTGGATAAAGATGTTGACATTTTAAATGTCGCGGATGAGATAAATGTTGCGGAGGAGCATGTTAGTGCTCCGACAACGAGTGAACATGTTAGGGGAGCTGATGGGTTGAGTGCAGAAGAAAGTGTTAGGTCAGGTAAACATGTTAACGTTGTAGATGTCCCATATGAGATAAATGTTGAGGTGAATGTTAGTTCTCCGACAGCGACTGATCATGTTAAGGAAGTTTATGGGTTGAATGCAGAACAACGTGTTGGGTCAGATAGAGATGTTGACATTGTAGATGTCAATGATGAGATAAATGTTGATGAGGAGCATGTTAGTTCTCCGACGAGTGACTGTGTTAAGGAAGAGGATGGATTCAATGCAGACCAAAGTGTTGGGTCAGATAAAGATGTTGACATTGTAGATATCACAGATGAGGTAAATGTTGAGGAGGAGCATGTTACTTCTCCGATAACGAGTGATCATGTTATGGAAGTTGATGGGTTGAATGCAGAACAAAGTGTTTTTAGtttgaatgatcaaaatgatctGAACAATGTCGGGGTGGATTCCCTTGATAAGGGGAAGGGGGTAGTTGAGGAGCCCGAAAATGGTTTGGAGTTTGAGTCCAAGGAAGAAGCTTACTCTTACTACAGGGAGTATGCCCGGTCTGTGGGATTTGGCATCACAATTAAAGCCAGTCGGCGCTCAAAAAAATCTGGAAAGTTCATTGACATAAAAATTGCATGCTCTAGATTTGGAAGCAAGCGTGAGTTGGGAACAACTGTCAATCCAAGAACATGTATCACAAAGACAGACTGCAAAGCTAGCTTGCATATAAAGAGGAAAGAGAGTGAAAAATGGGTAGTACATAGTTTTGTAAAGGAGCACAACCATGAGATTTGCCCAGATGATTTCATTTATGCTATCAGCGGAAGGAACAAGAAACCTGCTATCGTTGTTCCTCAGAAGACGGGTCTGCAGTTGGCTTTAGATGAGGAAGATGTAAGAGTAATGTTTGAACATTTCATGTCTATGCAGGATGAGGATCCCAACTTCTTCTATGCAATAGATTTTGACCAAGAGAAACGATTGAGAAGTGTGTTTTGGGTTGATTCAAAATGTAAGCGTGATTATAGCAGTTTCTGTGACGTAGTCTTCTTTGACACTTACTATGTTAGAAACAATtataaaattccttttgttccTATTGTTGGAGTTAATCATCACTTTCAGTACATTTTGCTTGGATGTGCATTGATTGGAGAAGAGACTACATCGGCTTTCGTTTGGTTAATGCGGACGTGGCGTAAAGCAGTGGGTGGCCAAGCTCCAGGGGTGGTTATCACCGATCAAGACAAATACCTGAAAGAAGCTGTAGAAGATGTGTTTACTGATGCACGCCATTGTTTTTGCTTATGGCATGTATTGACCAGGATTCCTGGAAATTTGGGTTCCATAAATGAGAAAGAAACATTTATCGAAAAATTCAGCAAATGCATTTACCGGTCTTGGACAGTTGAGCAATTTGAAAAGGAATGGTCGAAACTGGTTGATAGATTTGAACTAAGAGAAAATGAGTGGGTTCATTCATTGTATGAAGATCGTAAAAAGTGGGCCCCAACTTATATGCAGGATTCGTTTTTAGCTGGAATGTCAACAAAGGAGCGATCTGGAACTATAACTTCATTCTTTGATAGGTACATTTCTCAAGAAGCTACATTTAAGGATTTTATTGAGCAGTACAAAGCATTCTGTAAAGATAGTTATGACATGGAAGCCCGCGCTTCTCTCAAAACACAGGATAAACAACCTGGATTAAGATCCTTCTCGCCTTTTGAGAAACAAATGTCAACTATCTATACCGATGctgtatttaaaaaatttgaggaCGAGGTTTTTGGACTAGCTTCTTGTCatttgaagaaagaagatgaaaatGAAGCATCTGTATTCTTCCGGGTCACAGATTTGGAAGAACGCCAGAATTTCATTGTGTCTTGGAATGAAGCAGACCAAAAAGTATGTTGTTTATGTCATTCATTTGAATGCAGAGGTTTTCTCTGTAGGCATGCAATTCTGGTCCTCCAGGTGTCTGGCGTTTACACAATCCCATCCCATTATATTTTGAAGCGTTGGACTAAAGATGCAAAAGTTAGGCATACTGTTAGCGATGGATCGAAGAGGCTTAACTGCAGGGTGCAACATTTCAATGATCTATGTAAATTAGCTGTTAAGTTGGGTGAAGAGGGGTCTTTATCTCCGGACGCTTACCACATTGCATTTCAGGCATTAGAAACAGTTATGAAACATTGTGTCGATGTCAATAATTCTGTAAGAAGTGTTTTGGAACCCATGCCAGCTAATCATGGTTTTATTGACGTTGAAGTAGTGAATCCCAGCTGCAGTGTGGCCAAGTCgtcgaagaaaaagaaaacatacaaaaaaagaaag GTGCAAACTGAACTGGATGGCACCGCTATCAGGTTGCAAGACAGCTGCCAGCAGATG GAACTGATGAAGTCCAGAGCACATAAGCTTGATAATTGTTACGTCCCTCAGCAAGAATCTGAACGG GGACAGTTGAACTCAATTTCTCCTATCCATGAGGGTTGTTACGACAACCAACGGGCCACCCAG GGACAGGTTCATTCATTACAAACACGAACCTGTCACTTAGGGACCCAACAGAGCCTGCAAGGAATG tTGCAGCTACAACCTAGTCCCAGAGCACCGATTGTGCATGGCTGTTTTGAGATTCGGGGCAATCCCGAAGATATG TCTGTAGGCTCCTCGCGCAAGCATCGACTTGACAAGCACCCACCAAAATAG